In Firmicutes bacterium ASF500, a single genomic region encodes these proteins:
- the relA gene encoding GTP pyrophosphokinase: protein MDPILERYHALEKKVLTYTPSLDTQRLFDAFTYADAAHHGQLRKSGEPYIIHPIAVAEIVADLELDMDSVVAALLHDCIEDTASTHEEIARKFNPTVAELVEGVTKLTKMQFVTKEEEQMENLRKMLMAMSRDIRVILIKVCDRLHNMRTMEYQSPRKQREKSLETMEIYAPIAHRLGMQKIKWELEDLSLRYLDPVGYKEIVDELTERSSTHEEFLAGIQHKIEQRLNQEGIHCTIYGRVKHIYSIYRKMFAQNKTLDEIFDLYAFRVIVSDIPECYNVLGCIHDMFKPVLGRFKDYIGTPKPNMYQSLHTTVIGRAGIPFEVQIRTWEMHQTAEYGIAAHWKYKQGMANRNLGTEQEFEWVRKLLEGQQDTDAEEFVSTLKVDLFADEVFVFTPNGDVKSLPQGATPIDFAYNIHSAVGNTMVGARVNGRMVPYDYKLSNGDIVEVLTSKSAKGPSRDWLALCKSNEARNKIRQWFKKERREENIATGRAAFESELKHAKMTLAAVTAEEVLPHLLHKLRCGTLDELYASIGYGGTTAAKSVARIRDELQRLGRLQAEKAAAAARTTAESLIMPGNAAPAAIHGPAKPRHSDTGIIVEGLGNCLVKFAKCCTPVPGDPVIGFITRGYGVSVHRADCPNAAPEKRRPEEADRWVKVSWVDSKLPNYKTSLELSAKDRDNLTLDVAMALSTAKVKVTALSARSMPDGHATISIVAEVKDKTELEAVINKMNNIQGVYHVARAAGK, encoded by the coding sequence ATGGACCCCATCTTAGAACGCTATCATGCCCTGGAGAAAAAAGTGCTGACCTACACGCCCAGCCTGGACACTCAGCGGCTGTTTGACGCCTTTACCTACGCCGACGCCGCCCACCACGGGCAGCTGCGCAAGAGCGGCGAGCCCTATATCATCCACCCCATCGCGGTGGCGGAGATCGTGGCCGACCTGGAGCTGGACATGGACAGCGTGGTGGCCGCGCTGCTCCACGACTGCATTGAGGACACCGCCTCCACCCACGAGGAGATCGCCAGAAAGTTCAATCCCACCGTGGCCGAGCTGGTAGAGGGGGTCACCAAGCTGACCAAAATGCAGTTCGTCACCAAGGAAGAGGAGCAGATGGAGAATCTGCGCAAAATGCTCATGGCGATGAGCCGGGACATCCGGGTCATCCTTATCAAGGTGTGCGACCGGCTGCACAATATGCGGACCATGGAGTACCAGTCCCCCCGGAAGCAGCGTGAGAAAAGCCTGGAGACTATGGAGATTTACGCCCCCATCGCCCACCGCTTGGGCATGCAGAAGATCAAATGGGAGCTGGAGGACCTGTCCCTGCGCTACCTGGACCCGGTGGGCTATAAGGAGATTGTAGACGAGCTCACCGAGCGCTCCTCCACCCACGAGGAGTTTTTGGCGGGCATCCAGCATAAGATCGAGCAGCGCCTGAATCAGGAGGGCATCCACTGCACCATCTATGGCCGGGTGAAGCACATCTATTCCATCTACCGCAAGATGTTCGCCCAGAACAAGACGCTGGACGAAATCTTCGACCTGTACGCCTTCCGGGTGATTGTCAGCGATATCCCGGAGTGCTACAACGTGCTGGGCTGTATTCACGACATGTTCAAGCCGGTGCTGGGCCGGTTCAAGGACTACATCGGCACCCCCAAGCCCAATATGTACCAGTCCCTCCACACCACCGTCATTGGCCGGGCGGGCATCCCCTTCGAGGTGCAGATCCGCACCTGGGAGATGCACCAGACCGCCGAGTACGGCATCGCCGCCCACTGGAAGTATAAGCAGGGCATGGCCAACCGGAACCTGGGCACCGAGCAGGAGTTCGAGTGGGTCCGGAAGCTTCTGGAGGGCCAGCAGGACACCGACGCGGAGGAGTTTGTCAGCACCCTCAAGGTGGACCTCTTCGCCGACGAGGTCTTTGTCTTCACCCCCAACGGGGACGTGAAGAGCCTGCCCCAGGGGGCCACCCCCATCGACTTCGCCTATAACATCCACTCCGCCGTGGGCAACACCATGGTGGGCGCCCGGGTAAACGGGCGGATGGTGCCCTATGACTACAAGCTGTCCAACGGCGACATCGTGGAGGTGCTCACCTCCAAGTCGGCCAAGGGCCCCAGCCGGGACTGGCTGGCCCTGTGCAAGTCCAACGAGGCCCGGAACAAGATCCGCCAGTGGTTCAAGAAGGAGCGCCGGGAGGAGAATATCGCCACAGGCCGGGCGGCCTTTGAGTCGGAGCTGAAGCACGCCAAGATGACCCTGGCCGCCGTCACCGCCGAGGAGGTCCTGCCCCATCTGCTCCACAAGCTTCGCTGCGGCACCCTGGACGAGCTGTACGCCTCCATCGGCTACGGGGGCACCACCGCCGCCAAGTCGGTGGCCCGCATCCGGGACGAGCTCCAGCGCCTGGGCCGGCTCCAGGCGGAGAAGGCGGCCGCCGCCGCCCGCACCACCGCGGAGAGCCTCATCATGCCCGGAAACGCCGCCCCCGCCGCTATCCACGGTCCGGCCAAGCCCCGGCACTCCGACACAGGCATCATTGTGGAGGGGCTGGGCAACTGCCTGGTGAAGTTCGCCAAATGCTGCACCCCCGTCCCCGGCGACCCGGTGATCGGCTTTATTACCCGGGGCTACGGGGTGTCCGTCCACCGGGCCGACTGCCCCAACGCCGCCCCCGAGAAGCGCCGGCCCGAGGAGGCCGACCGCTGGGTCAAGGTCTCCTGGGTGGACAGCAAGCTGCCCAACTACAAGACCTCTCTGGAGCTGTCCGCCAAGGACCGGGACAACCTCACCCTGGACGTGGCTATGGCCCTGTCCACCGCCAAGGTGAAGGTAACCGCCCTGTCCGCCCGCTCCATGCCAGACGGCCACGCCACCATCTCCATCGTGGCGGAGGTGAAGGACAAAACCGAACTGGAGGCCGTTATCAACAAGATGAACAACATCCAGGGCGTGTACCACGTGGCCCGGGCGGCGGGGAAATAG
- the apu gene encoding Amylopullulanase, whose translation MHYRPTYDSRDPRYKSPYGAVASGTPVAFTLRPGRAEGFSHASVTARFESRKDEIVIAKMPWQGHDLGQDIFFVELDTTGYVGLIWYSFRLEKLDGRTQDLGPYQLTVYDGEEEVPSWFGEGVTYQIFPDRFCRSRVPDPEGLVGGRTVHECWEEPPEFRPDQYGEIRNRDFFGGDFQGIIDKLDYLKGLGVETIYLNPIFEAAENHRYGTADYGRADPMLGTNEDFSRLCEEAHRRGMRVMLDGVFNHTGYVSRYFNGDGFYPDTGAKQSQDSPYRPWFNFTQWPQKYESWWGIYSLPAVNESDPSYQEFIFNGPDSVVRQWLRAGADGWRLDVADELPDSFVSGIHRAAREEKPDSVVIGEVWEDGSTKVAYGVRRKHILGGHCDGLMNYPLRFAILSYFQGGRAEAFVEGMETIRENYPAFAFYSAMNSLDTHDTPRFLTLMGAGGESRDQSKEWRAKFRLSPRQRFRGRQLLKAAALLLYCFPGSPTVYYGDEAGLEGFEDPFNRQTYPWGREDQELLAWYQALGRLRRRHPALRRGAIRYVCGKGPLLAFLRETEEERLLCVFNAGGEEEHFTAEEGQPHPLLGQAGLLRREDSCEITLPPRSGAVFELE comes from the coding sequence ATGCACTACAGACCCACGTACGACTCCCGGGACCCGCGGTATAAGTCGCCCTACGGGGCGGTGGCCTCGGGGACGCCGGTGGCCTTCACCCTCCGGCCCGGGCGGGCGGAGGGCTTCTCCCACGCCAGCGTCACCGCCCGGTTTGAGAGCCGGAAGGACGAGATCGTGATCGCCAAAATGCCCTGGCAGGGCCACGACCTGGGCCAGGATATCTTCTTTGTGGAGCTGGACACCACAGGCTATGTGGGCCTGATCTGGTACTCCTTCCGGCTGGAGAAGCTGGACGGCCGCACCCAGGACCTGGGCCCCTACCAGCTCACCGTCTACGACGGGGAGGAGGAGGTCCCCAGCTGGTTCGGCGAGGGGGTCACCTATCAGATCTTCCCCGACCGCTTCTGCCGCAGCCGGGTCCCTGACCCGGAGGGACTGGTGGGGGGCCGCACCGTCCACGAGTGCTGGGAGGAGCCCCCTGAGTTCCGCCCCGACCAGTATGGTGAGATCCGCAACCGGGATTTCTTCGGCGGTGATTTCCAGGGGATCATCGACAAGCTGGACTATTTGAAAGGTCTTGGGGTGGAGACTATCTATCTCAACCCCATTTTCGAGGCGGCGGAGAACCACCGCTACGGCACCGCCGACTATGGCCGGGCGGACCCCATGCTGGGCACCAACGAGGACTTCTCCCGCCTGTGCGAAGAGGCCCACCGGCGGGGCATGCGGGTGATGCTGGACGGGGTGTTTAACCACACCGGCTATGTCAGCCGGTACTTTAACGGCGACGGCTTCTACCCCGACACGGGGGCCAAGCAGAGCCAGGACTCCCCCTACCGCCCCTGGTTCAACTTTACCCAGTGGCCCCAGAAATATGAGAGCTGGTGGGGCATCTACTCCCTGCCCGCCGTCAATGAGAGCGACCCCTCCTATCAGGAGTTTATCTTTAACGGCCCGGACAGCGTGGTCCGCCAGTGGCTGAGGGCCGGGGCGGACGGCTGGCGGCTGGACGTGGCCGATGAGCTGCCCGACAGCTTTGTCTCCGGCATCCACCGGGCCGCTCGGGAGGAGAAGCCCGACTCGGTGGTCATCGGCGAGGTGTGGGAGGACGGCTCCACCAAGGTGGCCTACGGCGTGCGCCGGAAGCACATCCTGGGGGGCCACTGCGACGGCCTGATGAATTACCCCCTGCGCTTCGCCATCCTCTCTTACTTCCAGGGAGGCCGGGCGGAGGCCTTTGTGGAGGGGATGGAGACCATCCGGGAGAACTACCCCGCCTTCGCCTTCTACTCCGCCATGAACTCCCTGGACACCCACGACACCCCACGCTTCCTCACCCTCATGGGGGCCGGCGGGGAGTCCCGGGACCAGAGTAAAGAGTGGCGGGCCAAATTCCGCCTGTCTCCCCGTCAGCGGTTCCGGGGACGGCAACTGCTGAAAGCCGCCGCCCTGCTGCTGTACTGCTTCCCCGGCTCCCCCACGGTGTATTACGGGGACGAGGCGGGCCTGGAGGGCTTTGAGGACCCCTTCAACCGCCAGACCTACCCCTGGGGTCGGGAGGATCAGGAGCTGCTTGCCTGGTATCAGGCCCTGGGCCGTCTGCGGAGGCGTCACCCCGCCCTGCGCCGGGGCGCTATCCGCTATGTCTGCGGCAAGGGGCCCCTGCTGGCCTTCCTCCGGGAGACGGAGGAGGAGCGGCTGCTGTGCGTCTTCAACGCCGGCGGCGAGGAGGAGCACTTTACCGCGGAGGAGGGCCAGCCCCACCCCCTGCTGGGTCAGGCCGGACTGCTCCGCCGGGAGGACAGCTGTGAGATCACACTCCCTCCCCGCTCCGGCGCGGTGTTTGAGCTGGAATAA
- the dtd gene encoding D-aminoacyl-tRNA deacylase — translation MRAVVTRVNSASVAIGGETVGAINRGFLVLLGVGPQDGEAICDKLAEKICNLRIFEDENGKMNLNLEQTGGALLVVSQFTLYADTSSRRPGFSHAAKPDLAVPLYERFMDQCRQRGFQVEHGQFGADMQVASVNDGPVTILFDTDKA, via the coding sequence ATGCGCGCGGTCGTTACCCGGGTCAATTCCGCCTCCGTCGCCATCGGCGGCGAGACGGTGGGGGCCATCAACAGGGGCTTTCTGGTCCTCTTGGGGGTGGGCCCCCAGGACGGCGAGGCAATTTGCGACAAATTAGCGGAGAAGATCTGCAATCTGAGAATATTTGAGGACGAAAACGGCAAGATGAACCTGAACCTGGAGCAGACAGGGGGCGCGCTGCTGGTGGTGTCCCAGTTCACCCTGTACGCCGACACCTCTTCCCGCCGCCCCGGCTTCTCCCACGCCGCCAAGCCCGACCTGGCTGTCCCCCTCTATGAGCGCTTCATGGACCAGTGCCGTCAGCGGGGCTTCCAGGTGGAGCACGGCCAGTTCGGGGCCGACATGCAGGTGGCCTCGGTGAACGACGGGCCGGTGACCATCCTGTTCGATACGGATAAGGCGTAG
- the udk_2 gene encoding Uridine kinase: protein MAYQLREINRRIQSDVTEFLTECDESYAQRVSLAADKILSNLERSPIVLLSGPSGSGKTTTALKIAEELRRRGVNSHAVAMDDYFLTPNPATAPRTPEGSIDYESPLCLDMDLLSDHFTALSRGEEILVPRFEFVRQMRNDSLGTPLRLEKNEIAIFEGIHALNDQIAGRHPEAAKLYISARSNVNEGNVLRFKGTWMRLTRRAVRDYSFRGMEVARTLDMWANVRRGEKLYISPFKSKADIIFDSSLPYEVPVMKHYALPILQSVPEENERREELLDLVQAFEHFQGIDPQLVARDSLLREFIGGGSYRSH, encoded by the coding sequence ATGGCCTACCAGCTGCGGGAGATTAACCGGCGTATTCAGAGCGACGTGACAGAGTTTCTGACGGAGTGCGACGAGAGCTATGCCCAGCGGGTGTCCCTGGCGGCGGACAAGATCCTCTCCAACCTGGAGCGCAGTCCCATCGTACTGCTCTCGGGGCCGTCGGGGTCGGGGAAGACCACCACGGCGCTGAAAATCGCCGAGGAGCTGCGCCGCCGGGGGGTCAACTCCCACGCGGTGGCGATGGACGACTACTTCCTCACCCCAAATCCGGCCACCGCCCCCCGCACCCCAGAGGGGAGCATCGACTATGAGTCCCCCCTGTGCCTGGACATGGACCTGCTCAGCGACCACTTTACCGCCCTGTCCCGGGGGGAGGAGATTTTGGTCCCCCGGTTTGAGTTCGTCCGCCAGATGCGCAACGACAGCCTGGGCACCCCCCTCCGGCTGGAAAAGAACGAGATCGCCATTTTCGAGGGCATTCACGCCCTCAACGACCAGATCGCCGGCCGCCACCCGGAGGCCGCCAAGCTGTACATCTCCGCCCGGTCCAACGTGAACGAGGGGAATGTCCTGCGCTTCAAGGGAACCTGGATGCGGCTGACCCGCCGGGCCGTCCGGGACTACAGCTTCCGGGGCATGGAGGTGGCCCGGACTCTGGACATGTGGGCCAACGTCCGCCGGGGGGAGAAGCTGTATATCTCCCCCTTCAAGAGCAAGGCCGACATTATTTTCGACTCCTCCCTGCCCTATGAGGTGCCCGTAATGAAGCACTACGCTCTGCCCATCCTCCAAAGCGTCCCGGAGGAGAACGAGCGCCGGGAGGAGCTGCTGGACCTGGTCCAGGCCTTTGAGCACTTTCAGGGGATCGACCCCCAGCTGGTGGCCAGAGACTCCCTCCTGCGGGAGTTCATCGGCGGCGGGAGCTATCGATCCCACTGA
- the hemZ gene encoding Oxygen-independent coproporphyrinogen-III oxidase-like protein HemZ, with translation MLTLFPGERPEYPEGPPPKDMSREDNAAVFTLHRGAKLTNISALVFRPQGWYNGVKRFPSERLDQPPEAVYHTVQHGLKLAFYQAGTALLGAEPPWGALTGVRPVKLPTRAMLAGATPRQAQRELEEEYRVSPDRARLAVDCARASVEAQRSLEPDQVSLYIGIPFCPSRCAYCSFVSADVGRTLKLVEPYLEGLLREVAETGRVLRELGLSVRSFYMGGGTPTVLSADQMDRLLDQCEARLPLERCAEYTVEAGRPDTITAEKLEMLARHRIGRISINPQTLEEHVLEAIGRRHTPGDIPQGYALARTVGFDCVNMDLIAGLPRDSFDGFRRSLEGVLALDPENVTVHTLALKKGSALMERGGSLPGGDEVAKMLDFSREVLTNRGYIPYYLYRQKYMSGSLENVGWAKPGTESLYNIVMMEELHTVVSLGAGGVTKLIADGKILRLANPKFPQDYLSSLDKVLGQKGEIRAFFASLPGGTVTAGP, from the coding sequence ATGCTCACGCTGTTTCCGGGGGAGAGGCCGGAGTACCCGGAGGGCCCTCCCCCCAAGGACATGAGCCGGGAGGACAACGCCGCCGTATTCACCCTCCACCGTGGGGCGAAGCTGACCAATATCAGCGCCCTGGTGTTCCGCCCCCAGGGGTGGTATAACGGGGTGAAGCGCTTCCCCTCGGAGCGGCTGGACCAGCCGCCGGAGGCGGTCTATCACACGGTCCAGCACGGGCTGAAGCTGGCCTTCTATCAGGCGGGGACCGCCCTGCTGGGGGCGGAGCCCCCTTGGGGGGCCCTCACGGGGGTGCGGCCGGTGAAGCTGCCCACCCGGGCCATGCTGGCGGGTGCGACGCCCAGACAGGCCCAGAGGGAGCTGGAGGAGGAGTACCGGGTCTCCCCGGACCGGGCCAGGCTGGCGGTGGACTGCGCCCGGGCCAGCGTGGAGGCGCAGCGGTCCCTGGAGCCGGATCAGGTCTCCCTGTACATCGGCATCCCCTTCTGCCCCAGCCGGTGCGCCTACTGCTCTTTCGTCTCCGCCGACGTGGGCCGGACCCTCAAGCTGGTGGAGCCCTATCTGGAGGGACTGCTCCGGGAGGTGGCCGAGACGGGCCGGGTACTGCGGGAGCTGGGGCTGAGCGTCCGCTCTTTCTACATGGGGGGCGGCACCCCCACCGTCCTGTCGGCGGACCAGATGGACCGTCTGCTGGACCAGTGCGAGGCGCGCCTGCCCCTGGAGCGCTGCGCCGAGTACACCGTGGAGGCGGGCAGGCCGGACACCATCACGGCGGAAAAGCTGGAGATGCTGGCCCGGCATCGGATCGGGCGCATCTCCATCAACCCCCAGACCCTGGAGGAACACGTGCTGGAGGCCATTGGCCGCAGGCATACCCCGGGGGATATCCCCCAGGGTTACGCCCTGGCCCGGACCGTCGGGTTTGACTGCGTCAACATGGACCTCATCGCCGGACTGCCCCGGGACTCCTTCGACGGCTTCCGCCGCTCTCTGGAGGGGGTACTGGCCCTGGACCCGGAGAACGTCACCGTCCACACCCTGGCGCTGAAAAAGGGGTCCGCCCTGATGGAGCGGGGCGGGAGCCTTCCCGGCGGGGACGAGGTTGCCAAAATGCTGGACTTTTCCAGGGAGGTATTGACAAACAGGGGGTATATTCCCTATTATTTATACCGGCAAAAGTATATGTCCGGCTCGCTGGAAAACGTGGGCTGGGCCAAGCCGGGGACTGAGAGCCTTTACAACATCGTGATGATGGAGGAGCTGCATACCGTCGTCTCTCTGGGGGCCGGCGGGGTCACCAAGCTGATCGCGGACGGGAAAATCCTCCGTCTCGCCAACCCCAAGTTTCCCCAGGACTACCTGTCCAGCCTGGACAAGGTGCTGGGACAGAAGGGGGAGATCAGGGCGTTTTTCGCCTCCCTCCCAGGGGGAACCGTCACGGCGGGACCGTGA